In Massilia antarctica, the following are encoded in one genomic region:
- a CDS encoding cache domain-containing protein produces the protein MTMFIKGVLGVVASFAFALPALAAEPATAEEASALVKRGVAFVKANGKDKLLAEVGNSKGQFVSGDLYLSVWDAKATVLAHGANPKMVGKNIIDLKDADDKYFMKEIVAKAASPGSGWVDYKWVNPVTKQLQAKSAYIEKVDDIILSAGYYKK, from the coding sequence ATGACAATGTTTATCAAGGGTGTCCTTGGCGTCGTCGCGTCATTCGCGTTCGCGCTACCCGCCCTGGCGGCCGAACCGGCCACGGCGGAGGAAGCATCGGCGCTGGTGAAACGCGGTGTCGCTTTCGTGAAGGCGAACGGGAAGGACAAGCTGCTTGCCGAAGTGGGCAACAGCAAGGGTCAATTCGTGAGCGGCGACTTGTACCTGAGCGTCTGGGATGCCAAGGCCACCGTCCTGGCGCACGGCGCCAATCCCAAGATGGTGGGCAAGAACATCATCGACTTGAAGGATGCGGACGATAAGTACTTCATGAAGGAAATCGTGGCCAAGGCCGCCAGTCCGGGCAGTGGCTGGGTCGACTATAAATGGGTCAATCCCGTCACCAAGCAGCTGCAAGCCAAGTCGGCCTATATTGAAAAAGTCGACGACATCATCCTCTCCGCGGGCTATTACAAGAAATAA
- a CDS encoding tetratricopeptide repeat protein, with protein sequence MTTQKLDLMPFCLRARAFLAQGRTEDAMGLFNDVIAVDPDNMQGYADRGTAWAMQKQFDLAMADLDRAFALGYDEASAYSTAGTICLEQAEYDKALGYFSRAAQLDPQYPYTYYNRANVHYAMGNRPAAVADLETCLHFPGAADFRELVLKRLATVRSA encoded by the coding sequence ATGACTACACAAAAGCTGGACCTGATGCCGTTTTGCCTGCGCGCGCGCGCTTTTCTTGCCCAGGGCCGTACCGAGGACGCCATGGGTTTGTTCAATGACGTGATCGCGGTCGATCCCGACAATATGCAGGGCTACGCCGACCGCGGCACCGCCTGGGCCATGCAAAAGCAGTTCGACCTGGCCATGGCCGACCTGGACCGTGCATTCGCGCTCGGCTATGACGAAGCGTCCGCCTACAGCACGGCCGGCACGATCTGCCTGGAACAGGCCGAGTACGACAAGGCGCTCGGCTATTTTTCCAGGGCCGCGCAACTCGATCCGCAGTATCCGTACACCTACTACAACCGGGCCAATGTGCATTACGCGATGGGCAACCGCCCGGCCGCCGTCGCCGACCTGGAAACCTGCCTGCACTTTCCCGGCGCCGCGGACTTTCGCGAGCTGGTCTTGAAGCGGCTCGCCACCGTCCGTTCGGCGTAG